ctAAGTTGTGGCACCTGTAGTCAATTAGGAGGAAAATAAACTAACAATTGCAGCGTATCAGATCTTAGTTATTGCAGCCGAGAGGAGAGGTTGTTTAGCAGCAGAGGAATGCTTTTACTGGTGTTGGTTTCACATTTAAAACCGGAGCTGTCAGGCTGTCCTAATTTTCAACCGAAAATTAAGGTCTAGGAATTCTGAGAGTTTTCCGTTATGTGTTGTAAAGAGGGAAAGTGTATCTCGGATAAAGCTGAGAAGTAAAACCGACAAGGTCTACTTTACTAGAAGGTCTGGTTCTTAAACTACGTCCTCCCATCCTGTACCCCGAGTGATGACGGTCTCATGTCACTCCGTGCTTCgtattttcctccctctctatGTATTTTGCCAGAGTTCCAGCTAATTTGTTGGTGTGGTGCAATCGAAGGCCAACACTCAGATGTTTTAAGACTGTTGTGCGGGGAGTCTCTAATCATAGCTTCAGGTGTTGGGTTATAAATCATTCTAAGCAATCAATCCCCTTGtaattgctttttatatttataattaataaCAAGCCTTTTAATAATGCACTGCAGCGATCCAGTGTTGCGTGTAGGGGGTGGCGAGGCCCGGCTTCTCTGCCCGGTGCGGGAGCATGAGGCTTGGCTGCCCACGCTGTGGAATAGCGGTGTCGGTGGGGCGCCCACGCTCCATGGCCGAGCCTGCCGGTGGGTGACGGGGTGCAGCCCCTTTGCGCCCCCCGGGAGGCCGAGTTCGGGACCGTGGTAACCCGCCCGCCTCCCTGCtgcggggccgcccccgccccgcccgccgtgGGGCATTTCCCGCGAAAGCGGCGGGTTTTGGGGCGGCCGGAGTTGGGGTGGGTGTTGGAGAGGGCGGGGCCACGTGCGGCCCGGGGAGCCCCGCCCCCAGGCAGCCATTGGCTCGTAAaccggggggcggggcggcgaGGCGGTCTGTGCCGCCCCTCGCCATTGGCCGGAGCCGCGGGTCTCCCCGCAAAGCGCGGCGGGGATtggtggcggggcgggggccctccggcggggcggcatggcGGGCGGCGGGAGCTGGCGGGTGAGCGGGgaccggggcggcggcgggggccggggccggggccggggccgtgTCGTGGGGCTCACCCCGGGCTCCTTGTCCGCCCGCAGCCGCCGCGGTCGTGCGAGGACTACTGGTGGGAGTGGAAGCACTGCCGCGGCCTGCGGCACGCCTTCCACCACTACTACGCGCACGGGGCGATGCCGGCCTGCGGGCGGTGGCGGGAGGACTACGAGGCCTGCCGCGCCTGGGAGAGGAGCCGCGCCGCCGACGCCCAGGtaccgccgccccccggcctgCACGGCCCGCCCGGAGCTCGGAGGGCCGGTGCTTGCGTGGGGGAGGCCCCTCAGCCGCCGGTGGTAGAAGCCCTCGGTGTCGCTGGCTCTGACATTCCCCTCCTGACGCGAAAAGCTGCCGCGTTACAGGGAAAAGGTGTTCCTGGGGCCTCCGGGTGCGCTCCTGGGCAAACGCTGGAAAAGGGGAGCCCTTCAGCGCGTCCTGGCAGCCACCTGGGACAGCTGCTGGGTTTTGTCCCTAACGGAGGAGTAGGGGGCAAAATATAAGCATGGCATGGTTAAAAGCCTGTATCCTGGCTTACTTACATAGTGTTTAGCGCTTCTATTTAAGCATGATAAATTTCTGTTCCTCATTTTATCTCAAAATAGACGGCAGCACGAAATAAGCTCTGTAAGACTGGAACATCCAACGCTAACCTGGtgatgttttttcccctgtatttcAGGAAGCTTTGTGCAAGAGTGAAAGAGCTCGAGttatggaaaaacagaaatacgCTCCGGTGTGGACGCTCAGGAAGAGCCCGCCACCGGACTGGTATCTCCCGCTTGACCAAGACAAACCAAATTAGCAAGACTGTTTTGCTCTGTTTGGTCACTAACGTAATACAGAActatgctgggtttttttctttcatgtcatCTTGAAATTACACAGGTGTAGCTCCGCTCTGCAGTACGGTAACgctcatttaaaaatactgagggTTTATTTAAACACTGTGGTACTTCTTAAAGGGAGAATTGAGGCGTTTGATTGGATTCTGGTCTTCTATTACTGTCTTGTG
The genomic region above belongs to Phalacrocorax aristotelis chromosome 15, bGulAri2.1, whole genome shotgun sequence and contains:
- the C15H22orf39 gene encoding synaptic plasticity regulator PANTS, producing the protein MAGGGSWRPPRSCEDYWWEWKHCRGLRHAFHHYYAHGAMPACGRWREDYEACRAWERSRAADAQEALCKSERARVMEKQKYAPVWTLRKSPPPDWYLPLDQDKPN